Proteins encoded by one window of Synergistaceae bacterium:
- the citF gene encoding citrate lyase subunit alpha yields the protein MNLEMVENAISRAVPVEIPGLGKYEPYVSPFAYLQRQLTPTRKNFPLNPREPRHDKVTDDIKKAVERSGLEDGMTISFHHHLRNGDAVIPTILKTLDEMGFKNLTLAPSSLPDSHDMVAGYLRNGLVSRLFSSGARGEVGKAISAGELDIPVVLRSHGGRARAVEQGDIPIDVAFLAAPACDKYGNMTGSSGRSACGSLGYAQVDARHARHVIAVTDNLQDYPLRPRISIPQYLVDQVLVIDSIGDPSKIATGAARISRNPVDLRVARNAFDLIAASGLLINGCSFQVGAGGASLAVAVYVKEYMAAKKIKGAFGLGGMSGYMIEMLEQGYFEAMLDTQSFDKAVTDSMTRNPNHIEIDASCYANPFNKGCVAHNLDTVVLAALDIDVNFHVNVQTGHDGVLRGAIGGHQDTAAGAKLAVIVAPSFRGGVPTIKESVTTVCTPGETVDAFVTERGICINPRREDLLKLARDARLPVKDIRDLKAEVEKMTGVPDLPEFDRSRVVAVVENRDGTLLDSVYKVRG from the coding sequence ATGAATCTCGAAATGGTTGAAAACGCGATCTCGCGGGCCGTACCCGTGGAAATTCCGGGATTGGGGAAATATGAACCCTACGTTTCTCCCTTTGCCTATCTTCAACGCCAATTGACCCCGACGCGGAAAAATTTTCCACTCAATCCCAGAGAACCCCGACACGACAAGGTGACGGACGACATAAAAAAAGCTGTGGAGCGGTCGGGATTGGAAGACGGCATGACGATTTCCTTCCATCATCACCTGCGCAACGGAGACGCGGTCATTCCGACGATTTTGAAGACCCTGGACGAGATGGGCTTCAAGAATCTGACATTGGCCCCCAGCTCCCTTCCTGATAGCCACGATATGGTCGCCGGCTACCTGCGCAACGGCCTGGTCTCCCGGCTTTTTTCATCGGGAGCGCGGGGCGAGGTGGGTAAAGCCATTTCCGCGGGAGAACTCGATATTCCCGTGGTTCTCCGGAGCCACGGAGGTAGAGCTCGGGCAGTGGAGCAAGGAGATATTCCCATCGACGTGGCTTTTCTGGCGGCGCCGGCCTGCGACAAGTACGGCAACATGACGGGCAGCTCCGGCCGCTCGGCCTGCGGTTCCCTGGGATACGCTCAAGTGGACGCCCGCCACGCCCGCCACGTCATTGCCGTAACTGACAACCTTCAAGATTATCCCTTGCGACCCCGGATCTCCATACCTCAATATTTGGTAGATCAAGTTCTAGTGATCGACAGTATCGGAGACCCCTCGAAAATTGCCACTGGCGCGGCCCGCATCAGCCGTAACCCTGTGGACCTGCGCGTCGCCCGCAACGCTTTCGACCTGATCGCGGCCTCCGGACTCCTGATCAATGGATGTTCCTTCCAGGTTGGAGCCGGCGGGGCCAGCCTCGCCGTGGCAGTTTATGTCAAGGAATACATGGCAGCAAAAAAAATCAAGGGCGCTTTCGGCCTGGGGGGAATGTCCGGGTACATGATCGAGATGCTGGAGCAGGGTTACTTTGAGGCCATGCTGGACACCCAGAGCTTTGACAAGGCCGTGACGGACTCCATGACGCGTAACCCCAACCACATCGAGATCGACGCCTCTTGCTACGCGAACCCCTTCAATAAGGGATGCGTCGCCCACAACTTGGATACCGTGGTGTTGGCGGCGTTGGATATCGACGTGAACTTCCACGTCAACGTTCAGACAGGACACGACGGCGTTCTAAGGGGGGCCATCGGTGGACACCAAGACACCGCGGCGGGGGCGAAGCTGGCCGTGATTGTGGCGCCCTCCTTCCGCGGCGGGGTTCCCACCATCAAGGAAAGCGTGACCACTGTTTGCACGCCGGGTGAGACGGTGGACGCTTTCGTCACGGAGCGGGGAATTTGTATCAACCCCAGAAGAGAGGATCTCTTGAAGCTCGCCAGAGACGCGCGTCTGCCGGTCAAGGACATACGGGACCTCAAAGCCGAGGTGGAGAAGATGACCGGCGTTCCCGACCTTCCTGAATTTGACCGGAGTCGCGTGGTAGCGGTGGTGGAGAATAGGGACGGGACACTTCTCGACAGCGTGTACAAAGTGCGCGGGTAA
- a CDS encoding citrate lyase acyl carrier protein codes for MLLKKAQAGTLESSDCMVVVSPADSYVLEYGGQNEAIFKERTERIAGEIARRYAPAVVQIQDRGALEATLRARIETAFERAVKAD; via the coding sequence GTGTTGCTCAAAAAAGCTCAGGCGGGAACATTGGAGTCGTCTGATTGTATGGTGGTGGTTTCGCCCGCGGATTCTTATGTTCTGGAGTATGGCGGACAAAACGAGGCGATCTTCAAGGAAAGGACCGAGCGTATCGCGGGAGAAATCGCGCGGCGTTACGCTCCGGCCGTGGTCCAGATACAGGACCGAGGAGCCCTGGAGGCGACGCTGCGAGCCCGAATCGAAACGGCCTTCGAGCGCGCTGTAAAGGCGGACTGA
- a CDS encoding CoA ester lyase, translated as MRERKKRRPCRSMLYMPGNNPGMMQHVPAFGADSVLLDLEDAVAEREKDAARRLVSHFVKEIDFGGVIVTVRVNGADTPYFEDDLEEIIPARPVAVRVPKCHSPEDVKHADAIISRIEKDHGMPLGEVRIHAMLETAHGIEHAFDIARASERVEALTLGGQDLTADMGVQKTRDGVELFYARGRVVMAAKAAGLMAFDTVWTDIEDTEGLKNEAKLAAQMGFTGKAAIHPMQIDAIHEAYRPDPRELRRAFRIVDAAEQAEREGKGVISVDGRMVDGPIVVRAFSLIELGHLYGIDEEVGL; from the coding sequence ATGAGAGAACGCAAGAAAAGACGTCCCTGCCGCTCTATGCTCTACATGCCTGGAAACAATCCGGGAATGATGCAGCATGTGCCGGCGTTTGGGGCAGACAGCGTGTTGCTTGACTTGGAGGACGCCGTGGCCGAACGCGAGAAAGACGCGGCGCGGCGCCTGGTGTCCCACTTTGTCAAGGAGATCGATTTCGGAGGCGTTATTGTGACCGTGCGGGTCAATGGGGCCGATACGCCTTATTTCGAGGACGATCTGGAGGAGATTATTCCCGCTAGGCCCGTGGCGGTGCGCGTCCCTAAATGTCATTCTCCAGAGGACGTGAAGCACGCCGACGCGATCATATCCCGTATTGAAAAGGATCATGGAATGCCCTTGGGCGAAGTCCGCATCCACGCGATGCTGGAAACGGCCCACGGCATTGAACACGCTTTCGACATCGCCCGGGCCTCGGAGCGAGTGGAAGCCCTCACCTTGGGCGGACAGGATCTGACCGCCGATATGGGAGTTCAGAAAACCCGCGACGGCGTGGAGCTTTTTTACGCCAGGGGTCGTGTGGTGATGGCGGCAAAAGCCGCGGGCCTGATGGCCTTTGACACGGTTTGGACGGACATCGAGGACACGGAGGGTTTAAAAAACGAGGCGAAGCTGGCGGCTCAAATGGGTTTTACGGGCAAGGCGGCCATTCACCCCATGCAGATCGACGCCATTCACGAGGCCTACCGGCCCGATCCACGGGAGCTGCGCCGAGCCTTTCGTATCGTGGACGCGGCGGAACAGGCCGAACGGGAGGGCAAAGGGGTCATATCCGTGGACGGACGTATGGTGGACGGTCCTATCGTCGTGCGGGCGTTCTCCCTCATTGAACTGGGACACCTGTACGGCATCGACGAGGAAGTGGGCTTATGA
- a CDS encoding XdhC family protein — protein sequence MENMKMENMKRVYCELFQNLQEGQDTVLVTVIEPSGLEKTLHTGASVAYWTNKWDNSYSLYAKESKGEIVVVEHFLPSQRLIVFGGGHIAMPLSEMASLLKFKVTVFDDRPFFADRTRFPNASEVICESFERVSQRLTFWGNDYVAIMTRGHRHDIECLRSVLSSETFPLYVGMIGSRRRVALVRRQMKEEGFSPERLERLHAPIGLDIGAVSPEEIALSILAEIVREKRGGISRKRECHANMELMQLLGGTAKEGTEERIAVITVVSAKGSTPREAGAKMAVFYDGRTVGSIGGGCAEADVARDARQVILEGGYRLKTIDMEDLAEEDGMACGGKMEVLMEAL from the coding sequence ATGGAAAATATGAAAATGGAAAATATGAAAAGAGTGTACTGTGAACTGTTTCAGAACTTGCAAGAGGGGCAAGACACGGTTTTGGTCACGGTGATTGAGCCTTCCGGTCTGGAAAAAACCCTGCATACTGGAGCGTCCGTCGCCTACTGGACGAATAAATGGGATAATAGCTACTCGTTGTATGCTAAAGAAAGTAAAGGAGAGATTGTGGTTGTGGAACATTTTCTCCCTTCTCAACGTTTGATTGTTTTTGGCGGGGGTCACATTGCGATGCCCTTGTCCGAAATGGCGAGTCTCCTAAAGTTCAAAGTGACCGTCTTTGACGACAGACCTTTTTTTGCCGACAGAACGCGCTTTCCCAACGCCAGTGAGGTAATCTGCGAGAGCTTCGAAAGGGTATCCCAGCGTTTGACGTTTTGGGGCAACGACTACGTGGCGATCATGACGAGGGGGCACAGACACGACATAGAGTGCCTGCGAAGCGTTCTGTCGAGTGAAACTTTTCCTTTGTATGTGGGGATGATCGGCTCGCGTCGTCGGGTCGCCCTCGTGCGGCGGCAGATGAAAGAAGAGGGTTTTTCACCAGAGCGCCTGGAGCGGTTGCACGCGCCAATCGGGCTGGACATCGGCGCGGTGAGCCCTGAGGAAATCGCTCTGTCCATTCTGGCGGAAATCGTGCGGGAAAAACGCGGCGGCATATCGCGAAAACGAGAGTGTCACGCCAATATGGAGCTGATGCAGTTGCTCGGTGGCACGGCGAAGGAAGGGACAGAAGAGCGTATAGCGGTGATAACGGTCGTGTCCGCCAAAGGATCGACGCCCCGAGAAGCGGGCGCGAAGATGGCGGTTTTTTACGACGGAAGAACCGTCGGCAGCATCGGTGGCGGCTGCGCCGAAGCGGACGTGGCGAGGGACGCGAGGCAAGTCATCCTGGAAGGCGGGTACCGTTTGAAGACCATCGATATGGAGGACTTGGCGGAAGAGGATGGAATGGCCTGTGGCGGAAAAATGGAAGTCCTGATGGAAGCCCTTTGA
- a CDS encoding MATE family efflux transporter, translating into MSFTNFIRSFSKPADLGEGPVWLTLLQMSMPAIGMMLLNTLFFMVDTIFISWLGELSTASVSLTFPVNIAFFALLEGLGGGVTALIGQNLGRGNLPVARKVAFSGLALGYILTVLVFPMLIPTVSGAIFNRLGASGDEMLALTYAYNMWLPLMAPFITYTFLANNVFRCQGDTVTPLICMATANLVNGVLDPIFIFTFGWGVGGAAAATFVGRVCAAVYIYRKMKRNADISLSFLLPLSRSLMAHWKSIVAVGFPVTLSTGSIALGFGAVNRVLATFGTHAIAAWMLGIRVEDFYFTIAMGVGSALTPFLAFNYGRRNIPRMMEGIKTAAWIAGGLMTVIGAIIFIFPHLFLGLFHPSERVMDLATQSIRISMLAYPIVVMQFTLGSAFVATGYSIFGTATQLTRSVFSRVPAAYFFAWWLGERGIWWFQPFSFVAGGTVSWLCFVYMMKRIQKT; encoded by the coding sequence ATGAGCTTTACAAACTTTATCCGTTCTTTTTCCAAACCGGCCGACTTGGGCGAGGGGCCGGTATGGCTTACGCTTTTGCAGATGTCCATGCCCGCCATTGGTATGATGCTTTTAAACACGCTTTTTTTTATGGTGGACACGATCTTCATCTCCTGGTTGGGGGAACTGTCCACGGCGTCTGTGTCTTTGACCTTTCCCGTCAACATCGCGTTCTTCGCCCTGCTGGAGGGACTGGGAGGAGGCGTAACCGCGCTGATCGGGCAAAACTTGGGGCGTGGCAATTTGCCGGTCGCGCGGAAAGTGGCTTTTTCTGGTTTAGCCTTGGGATATATCCTTACCGTTTTGGTTTTTCCCATGCTCATTCCCACGGTATCGGGCGCGATCTTCAATCGGCTTGGCGCGTCGGGAGACGAGATGCTGGCATTGACCTACGCCTATAACATGTGGCTGCCGTTGATGGCGCCGTTCATCACCTACACGTTCCTCGCCAACAACGTCTTCCGATGTCAAGGGGACACGGTGACTCCTCTGATCTGCATGGCAACCGCGAATCTGGTCAATGGTGTCCTTGATCCCATTTTCATCTTCACATTTGGTTGGGGTGTGGGAGGGGCTGCCGCGGCCACTTTCGTGGGGCGTGTGTGCGCCGCCGTGTATATCTACCGCAAAATGAAGCGTAACGCGGACATTTCTTTGTCTTTCCTTTTGCCTCTGAGCAGGTCTTTGATGGCTCACTGGAAATCAATTGTGGCTGTGGGTTTTCCTGTGACACTCTCCACGGGCAGCATCGCTCTGGGCTTTGGAGCAGTAAACCGTGTTCTCGCGACCTTTGGGACTCATGCCATCGCCGCCTGGATGCTGGGCATTCGAGTCGAGGATTTTTATTTCACCATCGCGATGGGAGTGGGGTCGGCGTTGACCCCCTTTCTGGCCTTCAACTACGGTCGTAGAAACATTCCTCGCATGATGGAGGGGATCAAGACTGCCGCGTGGATCGCGGGTGGATTAATGACGGTTATCGGAGCCATCATCTTTATTTTCCCCCATCTGTTTTTGGGGTTGTTCCACCCCTCTGAGCGGGTGATGGACCTCGCCACCCAGTCCATCCGCATCAGTATGCTGGCCTACCCCATCGTGGTCATGCAGTTTACTCTGGGATCGGCTTTCGTGGCAACGGGTTATTCTATTTTTGGTACGGCGACTCAATTGACGCGATCAGTGTTTTCCCGTGTTCCCGCAGCCTATTTTTTCGCTTGGTGGTTGGGGGAACGGGGCATTTGGTGGTTTCAGCCTTTTTCTTTTGTGGCAGGAGGAACCGTGAGCTGGTTGTGTTTCGTCTATATGATGAAAAGGATACAAAAAACGTAA
- a CDS encoding MerR family transcriptional regulator has product MEKKGLLSISELADFARITRTALIHYDKMGLLSPVERGENNYRYYSHRQIASINLIVTLQKLGVPLGDIAGLLRSRTPESIMRLFSEQSHQIDQKIKRLSQAQKLLVTLKNIIGGGVAVSVDGEEKIEVHWSEPESIFLGPQNDYSDGMSIEEATLNFYRYCSAKEPNMELYYPVWGLFSEKRIKRGDWVGPDRFYFKMPDAPDKKPEGLYITGYIRGNYGQSDALYKRLLAYIDQHHLEICGPAYETYPLNEISIPDPNQYLMRISITIKQR; this is encoded by the coding sequence ATGGAAAAAAAGGGATTGCTTTCCATCAGCGAATTGGCGGATTTCGCTCGGATTACGCGTACCGCTCTGATTCACTACGACAAAATGGGGCTACTGTCTCCCGTTGAACGAGGAGAAAATAACTATCGTTATTATTCTCACCGTCAAATCGCCTCGATCAACTTGATCGTCACACTTCAAAAACTGGGAGTGCCGCTTGGCGACATCGCGGGGCTTTTGCGGTCGCGCACGCCGGAGAGCATTATGCGTCTTTTCTCGGAACAGAGCCATCAGATTGACCAAAAAATTAAGAGACTGTCGCAGGCTCAAAAATTATTGGTGACCCTAAAGAACATCATCGGCGGAGGTGTAGCTGTCAGCGTCGACGGCGAGGAGAAGATTGAGGTCCATTGGTCCGAGCCCGAATCCATCTTCCTCGGCCCTCAAAACGACTACTCGGACGGGATGTCGATCGAAGAAGCTACGCTGAATTTTTACCGGTATTGCAGCGCGAAGGAACCAAACATGGAGCTGTATTATCCGGTGTGGGGCCTCTTTTCTGAGAAGCGAATAAAACGCGGAGACTGGGTTGGCCCAGACAGGTTTTATTTCAAAATGCCGGACGCTCCCGATAAAAAACCGGAGGGCCTGTACATCACAGGCTACATACGGGGAAACTACGGTCAAAGTGACGCTCTATACAAGAGGCTGTTGGCGTACATCGACCAACATCACCTCGAAATTTGCGGCCCCGCCTACGAAACATATCCCCTCAATGAGATTTCGATCCCTGATCCAAATCAATACCTGATGAGGATCTCCATAACTATAAAGCAACGTTAA
- the nifJ gene encoding pyruvate:ferredoxin (flavodoxin) oxidoreductase, whose amino-acid sequence MAKRETRMMDGNTAAAYVSYAFSEVAAIFPITPSSPMAELADEWSANGRKNLFDRTMRVVEMQSEGGAAGALHGSLQGGALTTTYTSAQGLLLMIPNMYRIAGELLPAVFHVSARALANNSWSVFGDHQDVMATRQTGFAMLASSNVQDAMNLAAVAHLTAIKSRIPFLHFFDGFRTSHEVQKIEVLEYEELEKLLDKDALKSFRDHALSPDHPVHRGMTQNPDVFFQMREAVNPWYRDLPAILDHYFQEINTLTERDGKEGRQPYAFFNYYGASDAERLVIAMGSACTTIEETVDWMNARGEKVGLINVRVYRPFCPERLVAALPRTVKKIAVLDRTKEPGAAGEPLYTDVRSAFYELALAGASEAGFAALPLVVGGRYGLGGKNFGPSDVLAVFENLALSESKNGFTVGIDDDVTMTSLPRPKEDFDPSHAGTTACKFWGLGSDGTVSANKSAVKIIGDYTDLYAQAYFAYDSKKSGGITISHLRFGKTPIKSSYYISKADFVACHNPAYVGKYDLLSDLKPGGCFLLNAQWSLDEIEKNLPGDMKRALARKGAAFYVIDAVKIAQELGLGSRINMIMQAAFFKLVNIISVEDATKYLKEAAAESYGKQGEEVVEKNFTSIDRGISDVISVPVPAEWKEKWKEKWEEASDAPRDENLSVPEFIAKFVNPINRQEGDQLPVSVLKGCEDGTFPLGSSAFEKRGIAVFAPVWKSENCVQCNQCAFVCSHAAIRPLLADEEELTGAPEKFQTKPASGFFDRPGRRFHLSISPLDCAGCGNCVDVCPAKEKALEMTPLASQLPWGTELWNFAASHVSYKALPEEQLRTVKGSQFAQPLLEFSGACAGCGETPYVKLLTQLFGDRLYIQNPSGCTTVWGGSCPAIPYTVNAQGHGPTFAYSLFEDCGEYGFGIHIGTTQVRDLVANKVAQVLKENLPHELRNAMKEWYEERESGLATRERASRLTAILEFYKNKNNDPLLNKILNEIYDRRDFFVRKAQWIVGGDGWAYDIGYGGLDHVAASGENVNILILDTEVYSNTGGQSSKATPAAAIAGFAASGKKTRKKDLGMMMIPYGNIYVAQVAMGADKNQTLKAFVEAEAYPGVSVVIAYCPCINHGISLGMGKSQEQEKRAVDAGYWGLYRYNPLLKNQGKIPFILDSKTPHASFQEFLKSEVRYAALFRQFPDLAQDLFNQCERDAMDRLTAYQRLAKPLDFTLTPIEAR is encoded by the coding sequence ATGGCTAAACGCGAGACGCGGATGATGGACGGCAACACGGCCGCGGCTTATGTTTCCTATGCCTTCAGCGAGGTAGCGGCCATTTTCCCAATCACCCCGTCCTCTCCTATGGCGGAGTTAGCGGACGAGTGGTCGGCAAACGGCAGAAAAAATCTCTTCGACAGAACGATGCGCGTGGTGGAGATGCAGTCGGAAGGAGGCGCGGCCGGGGCGCTCCACGGCTCGTTGCAAGGGGGAGCTCTGACTACGACCTATACATCGGCTCAAGGGCTCTTGCTGATGATTCCCAACATGTACCGCATCGCGGGGGAGCTTCTGCCCGCCGTGTTTCACGTCAGCGCCCGTGCCCTGGCCAACAATTCCTGGAGTGTCTTCGGCGACCACCAGGACGTCATGGCAACTCGCCAAACGGGATTCGCCATGTTGGCCTCCAGCAACGTGCAGGACGCCATGAACCTGGCGGCTGTGGCGCATTTGACCGCTATCAAGTCCAGAATCCCTTTCCTGCACTTCTTCGACGGTTTTCGTACCTCTCACGAGGTCCAGAAAATCGAGGTACTAGAGTACGAAGAGCTGGAAAAGCTCCTGGACAAGGACGCTCTCAAGAGCTTCCGCGACCACGCTTTGAGCCCTGACCACCCCGTTCACAGAGGGATGACCCAGAACCCCGACGTGTTTTTTCAGATGCGGGAGGCGGTCAACCCCTGGTACCGGGATTTGCCAGCGATCCTCGATCATTATTTTCAGGAGATCAACACGTTGACAGAACGCGATGGCAAAGAAGGCCGTCAGCCTTACGCTTTTTTCAACTATTACGGGGCCTCGGACGCTGAACGCCTAGTGATCGCGATGGGTTCGGCCTGCACAACCATCGAGGAAACGGTGGATTGGATGAACGCCCGGGGGGAGAAAGTGGGACTGATTAACGTCCGCGTGTACCGTCCTTTCTGTCCCGAACGCCTGGTCGCGGCATTGCCGAGAACGGTGAAAAAAATCGCCGTCCTGGACCGTACCAAAGAACCTGGGGCCGCAGGGGAACCTCTTTACACAGATGTGCGCAGCGCCTTCTATGAGCTCGCCCTGGCAGGAGCCTCGGAGGCGGGGTTTGCTGCTTTACCTCTGGTTGTAGGGGGGCGCTATGGTCTAGGAGGCAAGAACTTTGGTCCGTCGGACGTTCTAGCCGTTTTCGAGAACCTGGCGCTGAGCGAGTCCAAGAACGGCTTCACCGTGGGCATCGACGACGACGTCACAATGACCTCCCTGCCACGCCCCAAGGAGGATTTCGACCCTTCCCACGCAGGAACAACAGCTTGCAAATTCTGGGGTCTTGGATCCGACGGAACGGTTAGCGCCAACAAAAGCGCTGTCAAGATCATCGGAGACTACACGGACCTCTACGCCCAGGCTTATTTCGCCTACGATTCCAAGAAGTCAGGAGGCATCACGATCTCTCATCTGCGGTTCGGGAAAACACCCATCAAGTCTTCCTATTACATCAGCAAAGCGGATTTTGTCGCCTGCCATAACCCCGCTTACGTGGGAAAATACGACCTCCTGAGCGATTTGAAGCCGGGAGGGTGTTTTCTCCTAAACGCCCAGTGGAGTCTCGATGAAATCGAAAAAAATCTCCCCGGTGACATGAAACGCGCCCTTGCCCGAAAGGGAGCGGCGTTTTACGTCATCGACGCCGTGAAGATCGCTCAGGAACTCGGCCTTGGAAGCCGCATCAATATGATTATGCAAGCGGCGTTTTTCAAACTCGTAAACATCATTTCCGTCGAGGACGCCACCAAATATCTGAAGGAGGCGGCCGCCGAGTCCTATGGCAAGCAGGGAGAGGAAGTTGTCGAGAAAAACTTCACCTCTATCGACCGAGGCATCTCCGACGTGATTTCCGTCCCCGTTCCGGCGGAATGGAAAGAAAAATGGAAAGAAAAATGGGAAGAGGCTTCCGACGCGCCCCGCGACGAAAATCTTTCTGTCCCAGAGTTCATTGCGAAATTCGTGAATCCCATCAACCGTCAAGAGGGCGACCAGTTGCCCGTCAGTGTCCTGAAGGGCTGCGAAGACGGAACGTTTCCTCTGGGGTCCAGCGCTTTTGAAAAGCGGGGGATTGCCGTGTTCGCGCCGGTGTGGAAATCGGAAAACTGCGTTCAGTGCAACCAGTGCGCTTTCGTGTGCTCTCACGCCGCCATTCGCCCGCTTCTAGCGGATGAAGAAGAGTTGACCGGTGCGCCGGAAAAGTTCCAGACAAAACCCGCGTCGGGCTTTTTCGACAGACCTGGCAGGCGATTCCACTTGTCCATTTCGCCTTTGGATTGCGCCGGCTGCGGCAACTGCGTTGACGTGTGCCCCGCCAAAGAAAAAGCCCTCGAAATGACACCTCTGGCCTCGCAATTGCCTTGGGGCACGGAATTGTGGAATTTCGCGGCTTCTCACGTTTCTTACAAAGCTCTTCCAGAGGAACAGTTACGTACCGTCAAGGGAAGTCAGTTTGCCCAACCTCTGCTGGAGTTCAGCGGGGCTTGCGCCGGCTGCGGGGAGACGCCCTACGTGAAACTTCTAACCCAGCTCTTCGGGGACCGGCTTTACATCCAGAACCCCTCCGGCTGCACCACCGTCTGGGGCGGAAGCTGTCCTGCTATTCCCTACACCGTCAATGCTCAGGGACACGGGCCCACGTTTGCTTATTCCTTGTTTGAGGACTGTGGAGAGTACGGATTTGGGATCCACATTGGGACCACTCAAGTGCGCGATCTCGTGGCTAATAAAGTAGCCCAAGTCCTCAAAGAGAATTTGCCTCACGAACTTAGGAACGCCATGAAAGAGTGGTATGAAGAGAGGGAGTCGGGTCTCGCGACCCGTGAGCGTGCCTCTCGCCTCACAGCGATTTTGGAGTTTTATAAAAACAAAAACAACGATCCTTTGCTCAATAAAATTCTCAATGAGATTTATGATCGCCGCGACTTTTTCGTTCGTAAAGCGCAGTGGATCGTGGGCGGGGATGGCTGGGCTTACGATATTGGCTATGGCGGCCTGGACCACGTGGCGGCGTCCGGCGAGAACGTCAACATTCTGATCCTGGACACAGAGGTTTACTCTAACACCGGAGGACAATCCTCCAAAGCCACGCCCGCCGCGGCCATTGCGGGTTTTGCTGCCAGTGGCAAAAAAACCCGCAAAAAAGACCTAGGCATGATGATGATTCCCTATGGAAACATCTACGTTGCCCAGGTCGCTATGGGGGCGGACAAAAACCAGACATTGAAGGCGTTCGTGGAGGCAGAGGCGTATCCTGGGGTGTCGGTCGTCATCGCCTACTGTCCCTGCATCAACCACGGGATCTCTTTGGGTATGGGCAAGTCTCAAGAGCAGGAAAAACGCGCTGTCGATGCGGGTTACTGGGGTCTTTATCGCTACAACCCCTTGTTAAAGAATCAAGGAAAAATCCCCTTCATCCTGGACTCAAAAACTCCCCATGCGAGCTTTCAGGAGTTTTTGAAAAGCGAGGTCCGCTACGCGGCACTATTCCGTCAGTTCCCCGACCTGGCTCAGGACCTTTTCAACCAGTGCGAGCGCGACGCCATGGATCGCCTGACGGCTTACCAGCGTCTGGCAAAACCGCTGGACTTTACACTCACCCCCATCGAAGCGAGATAA
- a CDS encoding antibiotic biosynthesis monooxygenase translates to MIVVTSKFESLPGKRAEVVELARPCIETTRKEKGCVHYELFVSSEDDVTLQFVEEWTDLDSLRDHLKSPHLKTFKERREGLLGKGGTLKIFEAKELSLS, encoded by the coding sequence ATGATTGTCGTTACTTCCAAATTCGAGAGTCTTCCGGGAAAAAGAGCGGAGGTTGTGGAATTGGCTCGACCTTGTATCGAGACGACCCGTAAGGAAAAAGGATGCGTTCATTATGAGTTGTTTGTGTCCAGCGAGGATGATGTGACGTTACAGTTCGTCGAGGAGTGGACGGATCTGGATTCTCTACGCGATCATTTGAAATCCCCGCATCTGAAGACCTTCAAGGAGCGCCGGGAGGGGCTCCTTGGAAAAGGCGGAACATTGAAGATCTTCGAGGCCAAGGAGTTATCTTTGAGTTAA